The Plantactinospora sp. KBS50 sequence CCGAGGAGAAGTTCCACGGATAGCTCTCCACCGGCAGGTTGTGCGCGGACACCACCAGCACGCATCGGCGGAAGTAGGCACGGTCGGCCAGGTCGGTCAGCCGGGTCCGGAACTCCGGCCGGGTGGTGGACAGGCTCATGTTGATCACGTCGAAGCCCTGGTCGATCGTGTGCTCCAGGCCGGCCAGCAGCGCGGCCCCGCTACCGAACTTGCCGTCGGTGAGCACCTGCACCGAGCTGATCTCCGCGGCCGGGGCGAGACCGCGGACGATGCTGGCGCAGGCGGTCCCGTGCCCGGCCCGGTCGACCGGCGGGCACTCCTCCATCCGCGGTAGTCCCGCCTCGTCCGTGCCGACCCGCCAGGCGGTGGCGATCGGGGCGCACAGCTCGTGCCCGCCGTCCACGCCGGAGTCGACGATCGCCACCCGCACGCCGCACCCGTCCGCGCCGCCCCACGCCCACTCCGGGGTGATCTCCGGGAACGCGGAGACGTCGAACGTCTCGTTCTGCGAGGCGGCGGCCGGCATGCTCCACGCGGGCAGGCCGGGGAACTGGGCGCGCCGGCCGCGGCGCCACGGTGGAAGATCCTCTACAGCCATCCGCGTACCCTCCGCAACGGCAACTCGGCGCCGACCCCGCGTACGCCTCGGCCGCATCGCCCAGCACCGCATCGGCGCTCGCGTCGTCGCCGCACTGCCGGTACGCGGCGGCCAGCTCGGCCAGTACGTCGCCGCGCAGGCAGGCATCGTCGGTGCGGGCCAGCAGCGTACGCACGCGGTCGATCCGTTCGGCGATCTGCTCGCCCGGCCGGGCCGAGGCACGCAGCGCGGCCGTCTCGCCGAGGATCCGACCACGCAGGTCCATCCGGTCGGCCTGGCCGGTCAGCGCCCGGATCTCCGCCACGGCCTCGTCGTCGTGGTTCCACCGCAGCCGTTCCCGGAGCGCGAGCAGCCGTACGGTGAGCGCGGTCGGCCGGTGCCCGGTCTCCTCCAGCGCGCGGGCCGCCGAGCGCAGGTGACGTTCCGCCTCCCGGTGCTGGCCGGCCAGCGACGCGACCAGCCCGGTGCCCTGGTCCACCAGCACCCCGGCCATGGTCAGCCGCAGGTCGGTGACCGCCTTCCGGGCCTCCTCCAGCGCGGCGGCCGCCCCGTCCAGGTCACCGACGAGCGCCAGCAGCCGCGCCTGCACGACCAGCACCGGGGCGAGCAGGACGCGGTCGCCGGCGAACCGGGCGGCCACGTCCCGGCAGAACGCCAGCTTGGTCGGCACCGGTGTCGGCGACCACTGACCCACCTCGCAGATCGCGGCACGCAGCCGGTCGGCCTCGTACTCGTCGCCCATCGCCTCGGCATGGTCGAAGGCGCGGAACGCGGAGCGTTCCGCCGCGCCGAACTGGCCGTCCGCGATCTGCCGCAGCATCCGCAGCTGTTCCAGCTGACTGGCCGCCAGATGGTCGTCGGGGTCGGGGCGCAGGCCGTCCGGTTCGCCGACTCCCTCACCGGTACGCAGTGCCAGCAGCGCGCGGTGGATGCGGACCGCGAGCCCGGCGTTCTCCGGTTCGGCCACGGTCCTGGCACCACGCAGGTCGCCGGCGAAAAGCAGCGCGTCGCTGAGCCGCAGCGTGGCGACCGCCCGACGCGGATCGTCGGCGGGCAGCGGCAACTCGTGCGCGCGGCGCAGCAGGTCGAGCGCGGCCGGCAGGTTGCGGCGCCGCAGCGCCAACGTGCCCTC is a genomic window containing:
- a CDS encoding S8 family serine peptidase — translated: MPACAATYWPSWPPRTGSAATTRAPMRCWAMRPRRTRGRRRVAVAEGTRMAVEDLPPWRRGRRAQFPGLPAWSMPAAASQNETFDVSAFPEITPEWAWGGADGCGVRVAIVDSGVDGGHELCAPIATAWRVGTDEAGLPRMEECPPVDRAGHGTACASIVRGLAPAAEISSVQVLTDGKFGSGAALLAGLEHTIDQGFDVINMSLSTTRPEFRTRLTDLADRAYFRRCVLVVSAHNLPVESYPWNFSSVISVASHDESDPKTYYYNPAPPVDFHARGARVPVARPGGGIVRSTGNSFAAPHLTGMAALVLSKHPRLTPFQLKSVLFHCAANVTRLGGSAHVAESRG